A DNA window from Candidatus Zixiibacteriota bacterium contains the following coding sequences:
- a CDS encoding Ig-like domain-containing protein translates to MSLCSGLRLSFAVVAAMLLACAEVQPPPGGEADKAGPSLLSSSPANGALNVPRIITVTLLFSEKVQKPAIGTAVFVSPRPGKEPKVKWHADRVEVLFEDSLSANQTYIVSLGSAVMDLRGNKLDSAIALAFSTGETLDSGAISGVVYLDNKPKSGVSVALYPLDTATDSSVIDSLHPAYMTATNSKGAFSLGYLPKREFRLIAFVDKDNNGRFRPVSEMFAMPDRRIQLEERNYPDLSLSLTSWDTTKPEIISATATTDRLIRLRLSRSIPMSDLKLAPSGLQFKTLNDTLAVYAAQGILESELKESAQLTAYCANLPDSTYRVELQYDLQKPPLVWDSLVVRALPDKAAPAVTGVQPGAAAVFTRDFDLTMTFSEPLDTMKFTPQTFAFWEGKANPVPVHRRWNDPFHLTLLPEELIAGANYRLDITEFEIVDLAGNRMGDTLKTYTFSTLNEDSLGTVSGELTIDLPDRRLSPVFLTFASVGTNQQYRQTSTDRTFRLDLPAGKYMLSGFVDTDRNSKRGLGGIYPFTLSETASAYPDTIAVRARFETAGLNFEFK, encoded by the coding sequence GTGAGTTTGTGCTCCGGGCTCCGGTTGTCGTTTGCAGTGGTAGCGGCAATGCTGCTCGCATGCGCCGAGGTCCAGCCGCCGCCGGGCGGAGAAGCAGACAAAGCCGGCCCATCGCTTCTGAGTTCATCGCCGGCGAATGGGGCACTCAATGTCCCGCGCATCATCACTGTCACGCTGTTGTTCTCCGAGAAAGTTCAGAAACCTGCCATTGGTACGGCCGTGTTCGTATCTCCCCGACCGGGTAAAGAACCAAAAGTGAAATGGCACGCCGACCGAGTCGAAGTGCTGTTCGAGGATTCTCTCTCGGCGAACCAAACATATATTGTCTCACTCGGCTCAGCTGTCATGGACCTGCGGGGGAACAAGCTGGACAGCGCCATCGCCCTTGCGTTCTCTACCGGCGAGACGCTCGACTCCGGCGCTATATCCGGAGTCGTCTATCTCGACAACAAGCCAAAGTCCGGTGTCAGCGTGGCGCTATACCCTCTCGATACCGCAACTGATTCTTCGGTGATCGACTCACTTCATCCCGCATACATGACCGCCACCAATTCGAAAGGCGCTTTCTCACTTGGGTATTTGCCGAAACGGGAATTCCGACTGATCGCCTTCGTCGACAAGGACAACAATGGACGGTTCCGACCCGTCTCGGAGATGTTCGCCATGCCGGACCGTCGTATCCAATTGGAAGAACGAAACTACCCGGATCTGTCCCTTAGCCTGACATCATGGGATACGACCAAACCGGAGATTATCTCAGCGACTGCGACGACTGACCGGCTGATCCGGCTCCGTCTATCGCGGAGTATCCCCATGTCCGACCTCAAACTTGCTCCCTCCGGCCTGCAGTTCAAAACCCTCAACGATACACTGGCTGTTTATGCGGCCCAGGGGATCCTTGAATCCGAGCTTAAAGAATCGGCTCAACTCACCGCATATTGCGCCAATCTGCCGGATTCCACCTACCGGGTCGAACTTCAATACGATCTGCAAAAACCGCCGTTGGTATGGGATAGCCTTGTCGTCCGTGCCCTGCCCGATAAAGCGGCACCCGCCGTGACGGGGGTGCAGCCTGGTGCCGCCGCAGTTTTCACACGTGATTTTGATCTCACGATGACTTTCTCTGAGCCTCTGGACACCATGAAATTCACCCCACAAACTTTCGCCTTCTGGGAGGGGAAGGCCAACCCCGTACCGGTCCACAGGCGTTGGAACGATCCCTTTCACCTCACACTATTGCCCGAAGAATTGATCGCGGGAGCGAACTACCGGCTTGACATCACCGAATTCGAAATTGTCGATCTGGCCGGCAACCGGATGGGGGACACGCTCAAAACATATACGTTCTCGACTCTGAATGAGGATTCTCTGGGCACCGTCTCTGGTGAACTCACAATCGACCTGCCGGATCGCAGACTTAGTCCGGTTTTCTTAACCTTTGCCAGCGTCGGCACAAATCAGCAATACAGGCAGACGAGCACGGATCGGACTTTCCGACTGGACCTGCCCGCCGGCAAATACATGCTCTCGGGATTCGTCGACACCGATCGCAACAGCAAGAGAGGGCTTGGAGGGATATACCCTTTCACCCTCTCTGAAACTGCGTCAGCCTATCCTGATACGATTGCCGTGAGGGCCCGTTTCGAGACCGCCGGGCTCAACTTCGAATTCAAGTGA
- a CDS encoding DUF6754 domain-containing protein, producing the protein MWPNHWTILLTPGTAWFDTSRLPILLFALLSLAVVLYTTWRSRHKTNLRFREIGGLKAVEEAIGRATEMARPVLYTPGWGGDIQRPTTIASMNILSQVAEKTATYDCRLLYPTHDPVIMSVAQEVIRESAARAGYPERFRDEDTHYVSSSQFGYAAAVEGIIARRKPAAVFLLGTFEAESLILAETANSVGAIQVAGTDSTIQLAFFIVACDYTLIGEELFAASGYLSGDPAILASVRAQDLLKVVIAAFLLIAFIWAALAPSATWWKF; encoded by the coding sequence ATGTGGCCAAACCACTGGACAATTCTGCTGACCCCCGGAACTGCCTGGTTTGACACCAGTCGGCTTCCTATTCTCCTTTTCGCCCTGCTCTCCTTGGCTGTCGTTTTGTACACCACGTGGCGCTCGCGGCACAAGACGAATCTACGTTTCCGCGAGATTGGCGGGCTTAAGGCCGTCGAAGAGGCGATCGGGCGAGCTACGGAGATGGCCCGCCCCGTTCTCTATACACCCGGTTGGGGCGGCGATATTCAGCGTCCCACCACCATCGCTTCAATGAATATCTTGAGCCAGGTGGCGGAGAAGACGGCCACCTACGATTGTCGCCTGCTGTATCCCACCCACGACCCGGTGATCATGTCGGTAGCTCAGGAGGTGATTCGTGAAAGCGCCGCCCGGGCCGGCTACCCTGAGCGGTTTCGAGACGAAGATACTCATTACGTCAGTTCATCGCAGTTCGGATATGCCGCAGCGGTCGAAGGGATCATCGCTCGTCGAAAACCTGCCGCCGTGTTCCTGCTCGGCACCTTCGAAGCCGAATCGCTCATTCTTGCGGAAACCGCCAACAGTGTCGGTGCGATCCAGGTCGCCGGCACTGACTCCACCATCCAGCTCGCATTTTTTATCGTCGCGTGCGACTACACGCTCATCGGTGAAGAGCTGTTCGCCGCATCAGGCTATCTCTCCGGTGATCCGGCGATCCTGGCCTCGGTGCGGGCCCAGGACTTGCTCAAGGTCGTTATCGCCGCTTTTCTCCTGATTGCGTTCATTTGGGCGGCGCTTGCTCCCTCCGCAACCTGGTGGAAATTCTAA
- a CDS encoding sugar ABC transporter permease encodes MRAHRGIALALGLPWLLTFGLFWAFPMVYSLFMGFTDHQLLAKSFQWVGLDNYRALFRDPDFVSSLKNTFVFVLGTIPFTTVLSLAMALLVNRQFRGRGLFRAGYFLPSITSLVVISLIFTNLYSRGGYVALLAHVIGLTPPENGFLYDSGTALYAIMAMDVWMAVGYYMLIFLAGLKAIPEELYEAAEINGASPLRQFVSITLPMLRPVTLFIVVINSIKSFQIFTEMFVMTKGKFDTATTVYFIYDTGLTTQFKFGYASAAAYALFAIIGLFSLAQFILFRRRQEYSW; translated from the coding sequence ATGAGAGCGCATCGCGGGATCGCGCTGGCGCTGGGACTCCCCTGGCTTCTGACATTCGGCCTGTTCTGGGCATTCCCCATGGTGTACTCTCTGTTCATGGGGTTCACCGATCATCAACTGCTCGCGAAGTCGTTTCAATGGGTTGGCCTGGACAATTACCGTGCCCTGTTTCGCGATCCGGATTTCGTGAGCTCGCTCAAGAATACGTTTGTGTTCGTTCTGGGAACCATCCCATTTACCACGGTCCTATCACTGGCCATGGCACTGTTGGTTAATCGTCAGTTCCGGGGACGGGGACTGTTTCGGGCGGGATATTTCCTTCCCTCTATTACGTCACTGGTGGTGATCTCGCTCATCTTTACGAATCTCTATTCGCGGGGCGGCTATGTTGCGCTTCTGGCCCACGTGATCGGATTGACGCCACCGGAGAATGGTTTCTTGTACGATTCGGGGACGGCGCTATATGCCATCATGGCGATGGATGTGTGGATGGCGGTCGGTTACTACATGCTGATCTTTCTGGCCGGACTGAAAGCCATACCCGAAGAGCTGTATGAGGCGGCCGAAATCAACGGCGCCTCCCCCCTGCGGCAGTTCGTTTCGATTACACTGCCGATGTTACGACCGGTAACACTGTTTATAGTCGTTATCAATTCCATTAAGTCGTTTCAGATTTTCACAGAAATGTTCGTGATGACCAAAGGGAAATTCGATACTGCCACGACCGTCTACTTCATTTATGATACGGGCCTGACCACGCAGTTCAAGTTCGGGTATGCGTCGGCCGCAGCCTACGCGCTGTTTGCGATCATCGGTCTTTTTTCGCTGGCGCAGTTCATTCTGTTTCGACGCCGACAGGAGTACTCATGGTAA
- a CDS encoding tetratricopeptide repeat protein: MMDPRAYDYYIDGLLLEGMGDPVQASRSFLRALQYYPDSYEIGFALAETYYGMQQPTLALEALSRLVPRTVNVYLLSAACYRAMGDDNAARSTYLKLLQLDSANATALGYLANSYQQRNDPDSMMWAMELLAQRSPEANSRLWNELGKLRAQRGNLDGAKEAFQRSLELDRSAANVLAYAGLGDIYDLMHRTDSAASYYLAGLRVDGDNVLLNRQLISLYLSMDSLRLALPYAQKVVELAPLDRVGVRRLAVIYFGLDSLKESDSLFSYLVSGGERNASNHYYLGTIALREHDYTRAKSEFTTLTDLADTLSESWLNLGFAYRQLNDTNHEIATYQAGLNHMRDENNAVRVFFALGAAYERYGQFDSSVAVFEKLISKAPDHSQALNYLGYMLADRNQRLDYARELIGRALAIDSTNGAFLDSYGWVYYRLGDFDKALEYLTRAAESTEDAVVFEHVGDTYNARGDRATAHKWWRKALDLTPTNDAIKEKLAK, encoded by the coding sequence ATGATGGACCCGCGAGCCTACGACTATTATATCGATGGTCTGCTGCTTGAAGGCATGGGGGACCCGGTGCAGGCATCGCGGAGTTTCCTTCGAGCGCTGCAGTATTATCCGGATTCCTACGAGATCGGCTTTGCACTGGCTGAAACATATTACGGCATGCAGCAGCCGACACTGGCGCTGGAAGCACTGTCGCGCCTGGTGCCGCGCACGGTCAACGTGTACCTTCTCAGCGCCGCGTGCTATCGCGCCATGGGGGACGATAACGCTGCCCGCAGCACCTACCTGAAGCTCCTCCAACTCGACTCAGCCAATGCCACCGCTCTCGGATACCTCGCCAACTCGTACCAGCAGCGGAATGATCCCGATTCGATGATGTGGGCGATGGAATTGCTGGCGCAACGCTCGCCTGAAGCCAACAGCAGGTTGTGGAACGAACTTGGGAAGCTGCGGGCACAGCGAGGAAACCTCGATGGCGCCAAAGAGGCGTTTCAGAGATCGTTGGAGCTTGACCGCAGCGCTGCCAACGTTTTGGCCTATGCCGGGCTGGGAGACATTTACGATCTCATGCACCGCACGGATTCAGCCGCGTCGTACTACCTGGCGGGACTTCGCGTCGACGGCGACAATGTACTCCTCAATCGTCAACTGATTTCGCTTTATCTGAGCATGGACTCGCTCCGGCTGGCTTTGCCCTACGCACAGAAGGTTGTCGAATTGGCGCCGCTTGATCGAGTGGGCGTACGACGCCTTGCCGTTATCTATTTCGGACTGGACTCGCTCAAGGAATCGGATTCCCTCTTCTCATATCTCGTTTCAGGCGGCGAACGCAACGCCAGCAACCACTACTACCTCGGCACCATAGCGCTCAGAGAGCACGACTACACACGCGCCAAAAGTGAATTCACTACCCTGACTGACCTGGCCGACACGCTTTCGGAAAGCTGGCTAAACCTCGGATTCGCGTATCGGCAGCTCAACGATACCAACCACGAGATCGCTACCTATCAGGCAGGATTGAACCACATGCGCGATGAAAACAACGCCGTTCGTGTTTTCTTCGCGCTCGGCGCCGCGTACGAGCGATACGGACAGTTCGACAGCTCCGTGGCCGTGTTCGAAAAACTTATCTCCAAGGCCCCGGACCATAGTCAGGCCCTGAATTATCTCGGCTACATGCTCGCCGACCGAAATCAAAGGCTCGATTACGCCAGGGAACTCATTGGTCGTGCACTCGCCATTGACTCCACGAACGGCGCTTTTCTCGACAGTTATGGGTGGGTCTATTACCGCCTCGGTGATTTCGACAAGGCACTCGAATACCTCACTCGCGCAGCCGAGAGCACCGAAGACGCCGTCGTTTTCGAGCATGTCGGCGATACCTACAACGCCAGAGGGGACCGGGCCACGGCCCACAAATGGTGGCGCAAGGCGCTCGACCTGACCCCGACGAATGACGCCATCAAGGAGAAACTCGCGAAGTGA
- the tyrS gene encoding tyrosine--tRNA ligase, translated as MDNIDPGIRRELERQWKLIARGAVDLLPEDEFRAKLATSISENRPLRVKQGFDPTAPDIHLGHTIGIRKLKQFQDLGHQIVLIVGDYTAMVGDPSGRSATRPQLTYDEIMKNAETYEAQFFKILDRSRTEIRFNGDWFKKMEFLDVMHLATHYTVARLLERDDFTKRFKANVPISLHELFYPLMQAYDSVAIKADVELGATEQKFNLLCGRAIQEAYGVAPQCILTLPVLLGLDGERRMSKSLGNYIGVDESPKEIFGKVMSIPDSLIYDYFLLVTEVSDDRLAEIKAQLGRTDVNPMTIKKELGETLVDMYHPPGAGRKAREEFERVFSQKQLPDDIQQVSQSQLASMGLDGDRLLLVHLLTKTGLTKTNSEGRRLIEGGGVSVADQRITDPNHELLLATELGRSDSVIIKAGKRRFLKIVRD; from the coding sequence GTGGACAACATCGATCCGGGCATTCGTCGTGAACTGGAACGCCAGTGGAAACTCATCGCTCGTGGCGCCGTCGACCTTCTGCCCGAGGACGAGTTTCGCGCCAAACTCGCGACCTCCATTAGTGAGAACCGCCCCCTTCGGGTCAAACAGGGGTTTGATCCAACTGCCCCCGACATTCACCTCGGCCACACCATCGGGATCCGAAAGCTTAAGCAGTTCCAGGACCTTGGGCACCAGATCGTGTTGATTGTCGGCGATTACACCGCCATGGTCGGGGATCCGTCCGGTCGATCGGCCACCCGCCCGCAACTAACGTACGACGAAATCATGAAAAACGCCGAGACATATGAAGCGCAGTTCTTCAAGATACTGGACCGCTCCCGAACCGAAATCCGGTTCAACGGCGACTGGTTTAAGAAAATGGAGTTTTTGGACGTCATGCACTTGGCCACGCATTACACGGTTGCTCGGTTGCTCGAACGTGACGACTTCACCAAACGGTTCAAGGCCAATGTCCCCATATCTCTGCACGAACTGTTCTATCCGCTCATGCAGGCGTATGATTCGGTGGCGATCAAAGCCGATGTGGAGCTGGGGGCCACTGAACAGAAGTTCAATCTCCTGTGCGGGCGAGCCATACAGGAAGCGTACGGCGTCGCGCCCCAGTGCATTCTCACGCTGCCCGTTCTCCTTGGGCTCGACGGCGAGCGCAGGATGTCCAAATCGCTGGGGAACTATATCGGAGTCGATGAATCACCGAAGGAGATATTCGGCAAAGTCATGTCAATTCCCGACAGTCTCATCTACGACTATTTCCTGCTGGTGACCGAGGTTTCCGATGACCGGCTCGCCGAGATCAAGGCGCAACTCGGTCGCACCGATGTCAACCCGATGACTATCAAGAAGGAACTCGGCGAGACTCTTGTCGATATGTATCACCCGCCGGGAGCGGGTAGGAAGGCCCGCGAAGAGTTTGAACGCGTGTTCTCTCAAAAGCAGCTTCCCGATGATATCCAGCAAGTGTCGCAAAGTCAGTTGGCATCTATGGGTCTCGACGGGGACCGACTTCTACTGGTCCACCTGCTGACTAAGACCGGACTAACCAAGACGAACAGCGAGGGGAGACGTCTCATCGAAGGGGGTGGTGTCAGTGTGGCCGATCAGCGGATCACCGATCCAAATCACGAGTTACTGCTGGCCACTGAACTCGGCCGGTCCGATTCGGTTATAATAAAGGCAGGGAAGAGGCGGTTCCTGAAAATAGTCAGGGACTGA
- a CDS encoding ATP-binding cassette domain-containing protein has translation MFLRLENVRKEYSGKVAVEALSLAVPKGVIYGLIGPNGAGKTTTIRMVMNITAPDSGHIYFDNQELREHFKDRVGYLPEERGLYKKMTVEQVILYMAELKAYPPSKVVPKIGPWLDRMNLPDYRKKKVEELSKGMQQKLQFITTIMHEPELLILDEMFSGLDPLNMELLKECILELKRSGTTILFSTHVMEQAEKLCDYICMISKGQKVIDGRMSEVKASFGKNAVQIEVEGDASFVRTLPMVAAVNDFNNYYELELTPGGNPDDILQALVGKVRVKRFALVEPSLYSIFIKMANIDPSEYTRPSVGVGNG, from the coding sequence ATGTTTCTACGACTGGAAAACGTCCGCAAGGAATACAGCGGCAAGGTGGCTGTTGAGGCCCTTTCGCTCGCTGTGCCCAAGGGTGTCATTTACGGTCTGATCGGCCCGAACGGCGCCGGCAAGACCACCACCATCCGCATGGTAATGAATATCACTGCGCCTGATTCCGGCCATATCTACTTCGACAATCAGGAGTTGCGCGAACATTTCAAAGACCGCGTGGGGTACCTGCCCGAGGAACGCGGCTTGTATAAGAAAATGACCGTCGAGCAGGTTATTCTGTACATGGCGGAGTTGAAAGCATATCCGCCCTCGAAAGTCGTCCCGAAGATCGGCCCCTGGCTCGACCGGATGAACCTGCCCGACTATCGCAAGAAGAAAGTCGAGGAACTCTCCAAGGGCATGCAGCAGAAACTGCAGTTCATCACGACCATTATGCATGAACCGGAACTGCTGATACTCGATGAAATGTTCTCCGGACTCGACCCGCTCAACATGGAACTCTTAAAAGAGTGCATTCTCGAACTGAAACGATCCGGGACCACTATCCTCTTTTCAACCCACGTGATGGAGCAGGCCGAAAAGCTCTGCGATTACATCTGTATGATATCCAAGGGCCAAAAGGTGATCGACGGCCGTATGTCCGAAGTAAAAGCATCGTTCGGCAAGAATGCGGTCCAGATCGAGGTGGAAGGGGATGCGTCGTTCGTCCGTACGCTGCCAATGGTCGCAGCAGTCAACGATTTCAACAACTACTACGAGCTCGAACTGACACCAGGTGGCAATCCCGATGATATCCTGCAGGCGCTGGTGGGCAAGGTTCGCGTCAAACGGTTCGCGCTCGTTGAGCCCTCGCTCTACAGCATATTCATAAAGATGGCCAATATCGATCCTTCCGAATACACGCGTCCGTCCGTCGGGGTGGGAAATGGGTAA
- a CDS encoding extracellular solute-binding protein gives MQKLLILIVTAVLTQSVARATTTLEWWQFWTDPDSRPTIQAIVDDFEKANPDIKVNITDLTWANGQEKIVIAFASGTGPDVVELGSDWIAQFAANGQLADISQRVIADSGNFQGWGLATYDGKVFGRPWILGTRVLFANEDLMRKAGYDTSFLPYNWPQLEQAAINIRHLGKDYYGWGSNTAEKHRLYKKFLPFFWSNGAQFFTDDNRYSIISSMKAIDALKFYKKLHDSAGFVGDQRSIEDAFLDGKIGFIISGDWLLKRIEVEKRKIDFKSGPIPGPKYPGKSFLGGEFLSINQASKNHDAALKFIAFVTSPENQLRFCKANRSANPSSLLAQQDPYFTGNPHLQAFIKQIKSAEHPPVDPHWVVIEDELEKAIEDALFGSRLPAQALRNAQTRITQARAKQ, from the coding sequence ATGCAAAAATTACTGATTCTCATTGTAACTGCGGTCCTCACCCAATCTGTCGCGCGAGCAACGACGACTCTGGAGTGGTGGCAGTTCTGGACCGACCCTGATTCGCGCCCGACAATCCAGGCGATAGTCGACGATTTCGAGAAAGCCAATCCCGACATCAAGGTGAATATTACCGATCTCACCTGGGCCAATGGCCAGGAGAAGATTGTGATCGCGTTTGCATCCGGCACCGGCCCTGACGTGGTCGAGCTGGGGAGCGATTGGATCGCGCAGTTTGCGGCCAACGGGCAATTGGCGGATATATCGCAACGGGTCATTGCCGATAGCGGCAATTTCCAGGGCTGGGGGCTGGCCACGTACGACGGAAAGGTGTTTGGCAGGCCGTGGATTCTGGGGACACGCGTCCTGTTTGCGAACGAGGATCTGATGCGGAAGGCCGGCTACGACACTTCCTTTCTGCCGTATAACTGGCCACAATTGGAGCAGGCGGCGATCAATATCCGGCATCTCGGAAAAGACTATTATGGGTGGGGTTCAAATACGGCCGAGAAACATCGCCTGTACAAGAAGTTCCTTCCGTTCTTCTGGTCGAACGGCGCACAGTTTTTCACTGACGACAACAGGTATTCGATTATTTCATCGATGAAAGCAATTGATGCGCTCAAATTCTATAAGAAGCTGCACGATTCGGCCGGGTTTGTGGGGGACCAGAGGAGTATCGAAGATGCCTTTCTTGATGGGAAGATCGGTTTTATCATTTCCGGCGACTGGTTGCTGAAGCGCATCGAAGTCGAGAAGCGGAAGATCGATTTCAAATCGGGGCCGATACCGGGCCCAAAATATCCAGGCAAGTCGTTCCTCGGTGGCGAATTTCTGTCGATCAACCAAGCATCAAAAAACCACGATGCCGCGCTCAAGTTCATTGCCTTTGTCACATCGCCGGAGAATCAACTCCGGTTCTGTAAGGCCAACCGCTCGGCGAATCCCTCCAGTCTACTGGCGCAGCAGGATCCGTATTTCACCGGCAACCCGCATTTGCAGGCGTTCATCAAACAGATTAAGAGCGCCGAGCACCCCCCGGTCGACCCTCATTGGGTGGTGATCGAAGATGAACTGGAGAAGGCGATCGAGGACGCTCTGTTCGGATCCCGGCTCCCGGCACAGGCGCTCCGCAACGCGCAGACGAGAATCACCCAGGCACGCGCAAAGCAATGA
- a CDS encoding OmpA family protein translates to MKRMLGAVLFSVLFLGACGAKKDYVDKQVADAEARSNARMAQLSSQSDSTAAEVVRLGQLSQELSRKTDLALNQASGFENYEIVWQGEITFGFDRYDLDGVAQQILDDAGAKLNATSHSIIEIAGHTDATGPSTYNYTLGERRASAAKRYLADRYGVGLYRMFIISYGKDKLVSLPDQRQGNAKNRRVVLKVWAPKQIAAQ, encoded by the coding sequence ATGAAAAGAATGCTTGGAGCCGTTCTGTTCAGCGTCCTCTTTTTGGGCGCCTGTGGGGCTAAGAAGGACTATGTCGACAAGCAGGTGGCTGATGCCGAGGCGCGATCCAATGCCCGCATGGCCCAATTGTCGTCGCAGTCCGATTCGACAGCGGCCGAGGTGGTGCGGCTGGGGCAGTTGTCCCAGGAGCTTTCCCGCAAGACCGATCTTGCACTCAACCAGGCCAGTGGATTCGAGAATTACGAAATCGTCTGGCAGGGAGAGATCACCTTTGGATTTGACCGGTACGATCTGGATGGCGTGGCGCAGCAGATCCTTGATGACGCCGGCGCCAAATTGAACGCAACCAGTCACTCGATCATCGAGATCGCCGGGCACACCGACGCCACCGGCCCGTCCACGTATAACTACACGCTGGGGGAACGTCGGGCCAGCGCGGCCAAGAGGTACCTGGCTGACAGATATGGAGTGGGTCTGTATCGCATGTTCATCATCTCGTACGGCAAGGACAAACTGGTATCGTTGCCGGATCAGAGACAAGGGAACGCCAAAAATCGACGGGTAGTGCTGAAAGTTTGGGCGCCGAAGCAGATCGCGGCACAATAA
- a CDS encoding carbohydrate ABC transporter permease → MVRPVSLPANALRYSLLGGLLVVMVFPLVWMFRVAFLQPGDSLSFGSLFGGGFTFGNFADLFVQTNMGRYLFNSALVGILVTLGNLVFCFMTGYTLARYRTLTNKALFVTVILILMIPAHVTIIPLYVLCVKARLFDSYGALILPWLVNPIGIFLVKQYVESVPPAMEEAARVDGAGEFRILFAVVMPVCRPALAVLAIQIFFTNWNSFFFPYILTSREELRTLPVGLALFQGHQAVDWQHLMAGSALAVLPVLALFILLQRRIVSGITAGAIKQ, encoded by the coding sequence ATGGTAAGACCTGTCTCACTCCCGGCGAATGCTCTCCGGTATTCATTGCTGGGCGGTCTATTGGTCGTCATGGTGTTTCCGCTGGTCTGGATGTTTCGGGTGGCGTTCCTGCAGCCCGGAGATAGCCTTTCGTTCGGGTCATTGTTCGGCGGCGGATTCACTTTCGGTAATTTTGCGGACCTGTTTGTGCAGACCAACATGGGACGGTATCTCTTCAATTCAGCACTGGTTGGCATTCTGGTCACCCTAGGGAACCTGGTATTCTGTTTCATGACCGGCTACACGCTGGCGAGGTACCGCACACTGACGAACAAGGCGTTGTTTGTAACCGTGATCCTGATACTCATGATCCCGGCGCATGTTACCATCATTCCGCTCTATGTGCTGTGTGTGAAAGCCCGCTTGTTCGACAGCTACGGGGCGCTTATTCTGCCCTGGCTGGTGAATCCGATCGGCATATTCCTGGTGAAGCAGTACGTGGAATCAGTACCGCCCGCCATGGAAGAGGCGGCGCGAGTCGACGGAGCGGGTGAGTTCCGTATCCTGTTTGCAGTCGTTATGCCGGTCTGTCGGCCTGCCCTGGCGGTTCTGGCAATCCAGATTTTCTTCACCAACTGGAACTCGTTCTTTTTCCCGTATATCCTCACGTCTCGGGAGGAACTGCGGACGCTTCCGGTCGGGCTGGCGCTTTTCCAGGGGCACCAGGCGGTCGACTGGCAGCATCTTATGGCGGGGTCCGCACTGGCGGTGCTGCCGGTTTTGGCACTGTTTATTCTGCTGCAGCGAAGGATCGTGTCCGGGATTACGGCGGGCGCCATCAAACAATAA